One part of the Nitrospira defluvii genome encodes these proteins:
- a CDS encoding ribbon-helix-helix protein, CopG family, producing the protein MTPKKTEPVKKLFHISLELAEQLRLAAFQTRQSQSEIVRQALTQWFARGKKTR; encoded by the coding sequence ATGACACCGAAGAAGACCGAGCCTGTCAAGAAGTTGTTCCATATTTCGCTGGAATTAGCTGAGCAGCTCCGCCTCGCCGCCTTTCAAACGAGACAGAGCCAATCAGAGATCGTCCGCCAAGCCCTCACGCAGTGGTTCGCGCGAGGGAAGAAGACGCGTTAG